One genomic region from Mangifera indica cultivar Alphonso chromosome 17, CATAS_Mindica_2.1, whole genome shotgun sequence encodes:
- the LOC123199917 gene encoding nucleotide-sugar uncharacterized transporter 1 isoform X1, with translation MFSRDILNFLIKKDVRKILKRKDSDAGEKGRALEELQASLFNRFRSSEGAKRSEQHIFGPIVALTFNFVVAVGIIFMNKWVLKNVGFHFPICLSFLHYLMSWTLMAILNAFGLLPSFPASKSSRLSLFTLGFVMCFSTGLANVSLKYNSVGFYQMAKIAVTPSIVLAEFLWYRKKVSLLKVITLTVVSIGVAVATVTDLQFSLFGACVALAWVIPSATNKILWSNMQQQENWTALAYVMLMWKTTPITMLFLVSLIPILDPPGVLSFDWNLTNTLAILMSAFLGFLLQWSGALALGATSAISHVVLGQFKTCVILLGNYYLFGSNPGTTSIYGAFVAIAGMTFYTYLNLYNKKPQSGKPSPRNGSFLPKSKLSKENGGNHDVYGTETV, from the exons ATGTTTAGCCGTGACATTTTGAACTTCTTGATCAAGAAAGATGTTAGAAAAATTCTGAAGCGCAAGGATAGTGATGCTGGTGAAAAGG GGAGGGCTCTAGAAGAGCTGCAAGCCTCTTTGTTTAACAGATTTCGGTCTTCGGAGGGTGCCAAGCGTAGTGAACAACATATATTTGGCCCCATTGTTGCTCTTACATTCAACTTTGTGGTTGCAGTTGGCATTATTTTTATGAACAAATGG GTTCTTAAAAATGTTGGGTTCCACTTCCCAATTTGCCTCAGCTTTTTACACTATTTAATGAGCTGGACCTTGATGGCCATTTTAAATGCTTTTGGTCTCCTTCCATCGTTTCCTGCCTCAAAATCGAGCCGTTTATCTTTATTCACTCTCGGTTTTGTTATGTGTTTTTCTACCGGCCTTGCTAATGTTAGCTTGAAGTACAATAG TGTGGGGTTTTATCAGATGGCCAAGATTGCTGTTACACCATCCATTGTTTTGGCAGAATTTTTATGGTACAGAAAGAAAGTTTCTCTCTTAAAG GTGATTACACTTACTGTTGTGTCCATTGGTGTTGCTGTTGCTACTGTAACTGATCTGCAATTTAGTCTCTTTGGTGCTTGTGTGGCATTGGCATGGGTAATTCCTAGTGCAACTAACAAGATACTGTGGTCCAATATGCAACAACAAGAAAACTGGACTGCCTTGGCGTATGTTAT GTTAATGTGGAAGACAACACCAATCACTATGCTTTTCCTTGTTTCTTTGATTCCTATCTTAGATCCTCCTGGTGTCCTCTCCTTTGACTGGAACCTCACTAACACATTGGCAATTCTTATGTCTGCTTTTCTTGGCTTCTTGCTTCAGTGGTCTGGTGCTTTAGCTCTTGG GGCAACATCAGCTATCTCACATGTGGTCCTCGGACAATTCAAAACCTGTGTTATACTTCTTGGAAATTACTACCTCTTTGGTTCAAATCCAGGCACAACCAGTATTTATGGAGCGTTTGTAGCTATTGCGGGTATGACTTTTTACACCTACCTTAATTTATACAATAAGAAGCCACAATCAGGTAAACCGTCTCCAAGAAATGGTTCCTTTTTACCCAAATCAAAACTGAGCAAAGAAAATGGGGGAAACCATGATGTTTATGGTACTGAAACTGTTTAA
- the LOC123199917 gene encoding nucleotide-sugar uncharacterized transporter 1 isoform X2 yields the protein MFSRDILNFLIKKDVRKILKRKDSDAGEKGRALEELQASLFNRFRSSEGAKRSEQHIFGPIVALTFNFVVAVGIIFMNKWVLKNVGFHFPICLSFLHYLMSWTLMAILNAFGLLPSFPASKSSRLSLFTLGFVMCFSTGLANVSLKYNSVGFYQMAKIAVTPSIVLAEFLWYRKKVSLLKVITLTVVSIGVAVATVTDLQFSLFGACVALAWVIPSATNKILWSNMQQQENWTALALMWKTTPITMLFLVSLIPILDPPGVLSFDWNLTNTLAILMSAFLGFLLQWSGALALGATSAISHVVLGQFKTCVILLGNYYLFGSNPGTTSIYGAFVAIAGMTFYTYLNLYNKKPQSGKPSPRNGSFLPKSKLSKENGGNHDVYGTETV from the exons ATGTTTAGCCGTGACATTTTGAACTTCTTGATCAAGAAAGATGTTAGAAAAATTCTGAAGCGCAAGGATAGTGATGCTGGTGAAAAGG GGAGGGCTCTAGAAGAGCTGCAAGCCTCTTTGTTTAACAGATTTCGGTCTTCGGAGGGTGCCAAGCGTAGTGAACAACATATATTTGGCCCCATTGTTGCTCTTACATTCAACTTTGTGGTTGCAGTTGGCATTATTTTTATGAACAAATGG GTTCTTAAAAATGTTGGGTTCCACTTCCCAATTTGCCTCAGCTTTTTACACTATTTAATGAGCTGGACCTTGATGGCCATTTTAAATGCTTTTGGTCTCCTTCCATCGTTTCCTGCCTCAAAATCGAGCCGTTTATCTTTATTCACTCTCGGTTTTGTTATGTGTTTTTCTACCGGCCTTGCTAATGTTAGCTTGAAGTACAATAG TGTGGGGTTTTATCAGATGGCCAAGATTGCTGTTACACCATCCATTGTTTTGGCAGAATTTTTATGGTACAGAAAGAAAGTTTCTCTCTTAAAG GTGATTACACTTACTGTTGTGTCCATTGGTGTTGCTGTTGCTACTGTAACTGATCTGCAATTTAGTCTCTTTGGTGCTTGTGTGGCATTGGCATGGGTAATTCCTAGTGCAACTAACAAGATACTGTGGTCCAATATGCAACAACAAGAAAACTGGACTGCCTTGGC GTTAATGTGGAAGACAACACCAATCACTATGCTTTTCCTTGTTTCTTTGATTCCTATCTTAGATCCTCCTGGTGTCCTCTCCTTTGACTGGAACCTCACTAACACATTGGCAATTCTTATGTCTGCTTTTCTTGGCTTCTTGCTTCAGTGGTCTGGTGCTTTAGCTCTTGG GGCAACATCAGCTATCTCACATGTGGTCCTCGGACAATTCAAAACCTGTGTTATACTTCTTGGAAATTACTACCTCTTTGGTTCAAATCCAGGCACAACCAGTATTTATGGAGCGTTTGTAGCTATTGCGGGTATGACTTTTTACACCTACCTTAATTTATACAATAAGAAGCCACAATCAGGTAAACCGTCTCCAAGAAATGGTTCCTTTTTACCCAAATCAAAACTGAGCAAAGAAAATGGGGGAAACCATGATGTTTATGGTACTGAAACTGTTTAA
- the LOC123200646 gene encoding oligosaccharyltransferase complex subunit ostc-like, with protein sequence MAPKSEQSQSLSTQAETSSSSVDPLFHILRIFPYSILSPPRLRLKLPSFTLPSAMTVFAVVLLTYFMVVSGIVYDVIVEPPGIGSTQDPATGSVRPVVFLPGRVNGQYIIEGLSSGFMFVLGGMGIVLLDLALDKNRAKSVKVSYATAGISSLVIAYVMSMLFIRIKIPGYLG encoded by the coding sequence ATGGCTCCCAAATCAGAACAATCACAGAGCCTCTCTACCCAAGCAGAGACTTCATCCTCATCCGTGGATCCTCTCTTCCACATACTGAGGATCTTCCCGTACTCAATTCTCAGCCCACCCAGACTCCGCCTGAAGCTTCCCTCATTCACTCTCCCTTCAGCCATGACTGTCTTCGCTGTCGTTCTCCTTACCTACTTCATGGTGGTTTCAGGGATCGTTTACGACGTAATTGTGGAGCCTCCAGGCATCGGGTCCACCCAGGACCCGGCAACGGGGTCCGTTCGGCCCGTTGTGTTCCTTCCTGGCCGCGTCAATGGTCAATACATCATCGAGGGTCTCTCGTCAGGGTTCATGTTCGTGCTTGGTGGGATGGGGATCGTGCTTTTGGATCTGGCTCTTGATAAAAACAGGGCTAAAAGTGTCAAGGTTTCTTATGCCACTGCTGGTATCTCATCCCTTGTTATCGCTTATGTTATGAGTATGCTTTTTATTCGTATTAAAATCCCTGGTTATTTGGGGTGA